The following proteins are encoded in a genomic region of Drosophila miranda strain MSH22 chromosome 4, D.miranda_PacBio2.1, whole genome shotgun sequence:
- the LOC108163278 gene encoding uncharacterized protein LOC108163278 isoform X3, whose protein sequence is MRRSPLVPPQQVDTSGGQECLLPADTDMPIIVYHGISTPILKSGSSATSGTYTAESNVGLRDAPMYPTLCHKPSRMRFLSKYPSQKYSYPSRTEAEGQETGDSRKPLASSAHNRPSSSFDLVIDNKDFHYGNQARGYAVTIL, encoded by the exons ATGCGGCGATCCCCCCTCGTCCCACCCCAA CAGGTCGACACCTCCGGTGGCCAGGAATGCCTCTTGCCCGCGGATACCGATATGCCCATCATCGTTTATCATGGGATCTCCACCCCCATCCTGAAATCAGGATCGTCAGCAACATCCGGTACCTACACCGCCGAATCAAACGTTGGGCTTCGAGACGC ACCTATGTACCCTACGCTTTGCCACAAACCGAGTCGTATGCGGTTCCTATCAAAGTATCCCAGCCAGAAATACTCGTATCCCAGCAGAACAGAGGCGGAGGGACAGGAGACAGGTGACAGCAGAAAACCCCTTGCAAGCTCCGCACATAACAGGCCATCGTCATCTTTCGACCTGGTCATCGACAACAAGGACTTTCACTATGGTAACCAAGCGAGGGGCTACGCGGTCACAATACTCTAG
- the LOC108163278 gene encoding uncharacterized protein LOC108163278 isoform X4, whose translation MRRSPLVPPQVDTSGGQECLLPADTDMPIIVYHGISTPILKSGSSATSGTYTAESNVGLRDAPMYPTLCHKPSRMRFLSKYPSQKYSYPSRTEAEGQETGDSRKPLASSAHNRPSSSFDLVIDNKDFHYGNQARGYAVTIL comes from the exons ATGCGGCGATCCCCCCTCGTCCCACCCCAA GTCGACACCTCCGGTGGCCAGGAATGCCTCTTGCCCGCGGATACCGATATGCCCATCATCGTTTATCATGGGATCTCCACCCCCATCCTGAAATCAGGATCGTCAGCAACATCCGGTACCTACACCGCCGAATCAAACGTTGGGCTTCGAGACGC ACCTATGTACCCTACGCTTTGCCACAAACCGAGTCGTATGCGGTTCCTATCAAAGTATCCCAGCCAGAAATACTCGTATCCCAGCAGAACAGAGGCGGAGGGACAGGAGACAGGTGACAGCAGAAAACCCCTTGCAAGCTCCGCACATAACAGGCCATCGTCATCTTTCGACCTGGTCATCGACAACAAGGACTTTCACTATGGTAACCAAGCGAGGGGCTACGCGGTCACAATACTCTAG